A window of the Streptomyces luomodiensis genome harbors these coding sequences:
- a CDS encoding inositol monophosphatase family protein — MIDEFLAGGLDAVEEAIRTAVADQVMPRYRQLAAHEIVEKKGPHDLVTVADRQAEEQLTDSLTKLLPGSVVVGEEAVHADPAVLTALGGDAPVWIVDPVDGTRQFVHGDPGFATLVTLAHREELLASWTYAPVLGQMAIARRGRGAWLGGEPIHSGSPEPGAALRVAVSHYDFTTDEEKRALSGLRAPDAEVRPCGSAGLEYLNVARGLLDAVAFTWENAWDHAAGLLLVGEAGGAQATLGGEPFRITGGNVLPFTAARDEPTVRHILSLLAAAG; from the coding sequence ATGATCGATGAATTTCTCGCCGGTGGTCTCGACGCGGTGGAGGAGGCGATCCGCACGGCGGTCGCCGACCAGGTCATGCCGCGCTACCGGCAGCTCGCCGCCCATGAGATCGTCGAGAAGAAGGGCCCGCACGATCTCGTGACCGTCGCCGACCGGCAGGCCGAGGAGCAGCTGACCGACTCCCTCACCAAGCTGCTGCCCGGCTCCGTGGTGGTGGGCGAGGAAGCGGTGCACGCCGACCCGGCCGTGCTCACCGCACTCGGCGGCGACGCCCCCGTATGGATCGTCGACCCGGTCGACGGCACCCGCCAGTTCGTCCACGGCGACCCCGGCTTCGCGACCCTGGTGACCCTCGCCCACCGCGAAGAGCTCCTCGCCTCCTGGACCTACGCCCCGGTGCTCGGCCAGATGGCCATCGCCCGCCGCGGCCGGGGCGCGTGGCTGGGCGGGGAGCCGATCCACTCCGGCTCCCCCGAGCCCGGTGCGGCCCTCCGTGTCGCCGTCTCCCACTACGACTTCACCACCGACGAGGAGAAGCGCGCCCTCTCGGGCCTGCGGGCACCGGACGCCGAGGTGCGCCCCTGCGGATCGGCCGGTCTGGAATATCTGAACGTGGCCCGAGGACTGCTCGACGCCGTTGCCTTCACCTGGGAGAACGCCTGGGACCACGCCGCCGGGCTGCTGCTGGTCGGCGAGGCGGGCGGGGCGCAGGCCACGCTCGGCGGCGAGCCGTTCCGCATCACCGGGGGCAATGTGCTTCCCTTCACGGCGGCCCGGGACGAGCCGACGGTTCGGCATATCCTGAGCCTGCTGGCCGCTGCCGGCTGA
- a CDS encoding phytoene desaturase family protein, protein MLDAVVVGAGPNGLTAAVELARRGCAVEIFEAADTIGGGARTEELTLPGFRHDTCSAVHPLAIGSPAFDRMPLARHGLEWLHPELPLAHPFPDGTAAVLARSVGETARSLGPRDAGTYRRLIAPYLGKWATLAPDMLRTHWNGVPRDPVTWARFGLHALQPAALLAGPLRFRDEKARALFAGLSGHAIAPTSAVGTSGPALLFALAAHEVGWPIPRGGSQSIVDALGSYLRAHGGTIHVSTEVKRLDELPPARAYVFDTSPRALARIAGLGNAYRRYRYGAAAFKIDYALSGPVPWTAPEARRAGTVHIGPTSGEIGAALRAAVEGRDPAVPFLITAQPTLLDPSRAPEGKHTFWAYGHVPSGWQGDATEVIERQIERFAPGFRDLVLARAVAGPPELAARNANYIDGDISCGAFEGLQAVIRPKFARVPYATAHPAVFLCSSATPPGPGVHGMSGHHAARAVWRRLRAR, encoded by the coding sequence ATGCTCGACGCGGTAGTCGTGGGTGCCGGGCCGAACGGGCTGACCGCGGCCGTCGAACTCGCCCGCCGCGGCTGCGCGGTGGAGATTTTCGAGGCCGCGGACACCATCGGCGGGGGCGCGCGCACCGAAGAGCTGACCCTCCCCGGCTTCCGGCACGACACCTGCTCCGCCGTGCACCCCCTCGCCATCGGCTCCCCGGCCTTCGACCGGATGCCGCTGGCCCGGCACGGCCTGGAGTGGCTCCACCCCGAACTGCCGCTGGCCCATCCCTTTCCGGACGGTACGGCCGCGGTGCTGGCCCGCTCGGTCGGCGAGACGGCCAGGTCGCTCGGCCCGCGCGACGCCGGCACCTACCGCCGGCTCATCGCCCCCTACCTCGGCAAGTGGGCCACCCTCGCCCCCGATATGCTGCGCACCCACTGGAACGGGGTGCCCCGCGACCCGGTCACCTGGGCCCGCTTCGGACTCCACGCGCTCCAGCCGGCCGCGCTGCTCGCCGGGCCGCTCCGCTTCCGCGACGAGAAGGCACGCGCCCTGTTCGCCGGGCTGTCCGGGCACGCCATCGCGCCGACCAGCGCGGTGGGCACCAGCGGCCCCGCCCTGCTGTTCGCCCTCGCGGCCCATGAGGTCGGCTGGCCGATTCCGCGCGGCGGCTCCCAGTCGATCGTCGACGCGCTGGGGTCGTACCTGCGCGCACACGGCGGGACGATCCACGTCTCCACCGAGGTCAAGCGGCTCGACGAACTGCCGCCCGCCCGCGCGTACGTCTTCGACACCTCACCGCGCGCCCTGGCCCGTATCGCCGGTCTCGGCAACGCCTACCGCCGCTACCGTTACGGGGCCGCCGCCTTCAAAATCGACTACGCGCTGTCCGGCCCGGTGCCGTGGACCGCGCCCGAGGCCCGGCGCGCGGGCACCGTCCACATCGGCCCCACCTCCGGTGAGATCGGCGCGGCGCTGCGGGCCGCCGTCGAGGGGCGCGACCCTGCCGTCCCGTTCCTGATCACCGCACAGCCGACCCTCCTCGACCCCTCCCGCGCCCCGGAGGGCAAGCACACCTTCTGGGCCTACGGCCATGTGCCCAGCGGATGGCAGGGCGACGCCACGGAGGTGATAGAGCGTCAGATAGAGCGCTTCGCCCCCGGTTTCCGCGATCTCGTCCTGGCCCGCGCGGTCGCCGGACCGCCCGAACTCGCCGCACGCAACGCCAACTACATCGACGGCGACATCAGCTGCGGCGCCTTCGAGGGCCTCCAGGCGGTCATCCGGCCCAAGTTCGCCCGCGTCCCGTACGCCACCGCCCACCCGGCGGTCTTCCTGTGCTCCTCCGCCACCCCGCCGGGGCCCGGTGTCCACGGAATGTCCGGACACCACGCGGCACGGGCGGTGTGGCGCCGGCTGCGGGCGCGGTAG
- a CDS encoding TIGR03842 family LLM class F420-dependent oxidoreductase has protein sequence MDFGLVLQTDPPASAVVELMRRAERNGFRYGWTFDSAVLWQEPFVIHSQILARTERLIVGPMVTNPSTRTWEVTASTFATLNEMYGNRTVCGIGRGDSALRVAGRKPNTLARLGAAIDAIRDLAEGREAVVDGTPMRIPWIEDSRLPVWMAAYGPKALALAGRTADGFILQLADPFLTEWMVKAVRDAAVEAGRDPGAITICVAAPAYVGDDLDHAREQCRWFGGMVGNHVADLVSRYGEHSTAVPESLTAYIAERHGYDYAHHGRTGNPDTAFVPDEIVDRFCLLGPAEAQIEKLERLRALGVDQFAVYAMHDAKERTIDAYGERIIPALTG, from the coding sequence ATGGACTTCGGACTGGTTCTGCAGACCGATCCACCCGCGTCGGCCGTCGTGGAGCTGATGCGCCGCGCCGAGCGCAACGGCTTCCGCTACGGCTGGACCTTCGACTCCGCCGTGCTGTGGCAGGAGCCGTTCGTCATCCACAGCCAGATCCTGGCCCGGACCGAGCGGCTGATCGTCGGGCCGATGGTCACCAACCCCTCCACCCGCACCTGGGAGGTGACCGCCTCCACCTTCGCCACCCTCAACGAGATGTACGGCAACCGCACCGTCTGCGGTATCGGCCGTGGCGATTCCGCGCTGCGGGTGGCCGGCCGCAAGCCCAACACCCTGGCCCGCCTGGGCGCGGCCATCGACGCCATCCGCGATCTGGCGGAGGGCAGGGAGGCCGTGGTGGACGGCACCCCGATGCGCATCCCCTGGATCGAGGACAGCAGGCTGCCGGTCTGGATGGCGGCGTACGGCCCCAAGGCGCTCGCGCTGGCCGGGCGGACGGCCGACGGGTTCATCCTCCAGCTCGCCGACCCCTTCCTGACGGAGTGGATGGTCAAGGCGGTGCGCGACGCCGCCGTCGAGGCCGGGCGTGATCCGGGCGCGATCACCATCTGCGTCGCCGCCCCCGCGTATGTGGGCGACGACCTGGACCACGCCCGTGAGCAGTGCCGCTGGTTCGGCGGCATGGTCGGCAACCACGTCGCCGACCTGGTCTCCCGCTACGGCGAGCACTCCACCGCCGTGCCCGAGTCGCTGACCGCGTACATCGCGGAGCGGCACGGCTACGACTACGCCCACCACGGCCGCACCGGCAACCCGGACACGGCCTTCGTGCCCGATGAGATCGTCGACCGGTTCTGTCTGCTCGGCCCCGCCGAAGCGCAGATCGAGAAGCTGGAGCGGCTGCGCGCCCTGGGGGTCGACCAGTTCGCCGTGTACGCGATGCATGACGCGAAGGAGCGCACCATCGACGCCTACGGCGAGCGGATCATCCCCGCGCTCACCGGCTGA
- the hemC gene encoding hydroxymethylbilane synthase yields the protein MSSADLIRIVSRSSPMALAQVERVRTELAALRPGIRTEVVPVTTSGDRWMGDLSKLGGKGAFTKEVDAALLAGEADLAVHCIKDVPADRPLPAGTVFAAYLKRDDIRDAVIHPEGLTLDEMPAGTRIGTSSVRRVAQLATTHPQLECVPMRGNANRRLEKLEAGECDALLLAVSGLERIGRTDRISEILSVETMCPPIGAGVLGLQCREDDAETIEAVSGLGDTNAWKEITAERMLLHVLQGHCNSPIAGYARAERDGRLSLRARVFSPDGKTVLDAHEWAGPLDPATLGTSVAVALLRQGAREVIDTIPH from the coding sequence ATGTCGTCCGCCGATTTGATCCGCATCGTCTCCCGTTCCTCCCCCATGGCCCTCGCCCAGGTCGAACGGGTCCGCACCGAACTGGCCGCGCTGCGGCCGGGCATCCGTACGGAGGTCGTCCCGGTCACCACCTCCGGCGACCGCTGGATGGGCGATCTGTCGAAGCTCGGCGGGAAGGGGGCGTTCACCAAGGAGGTGGACGCCGCGCTGCTGGCGGGCGAGGCGGATCTCGCGGTGCACTGCATCAAGGACGTGCCCGCCGACCGTCCGCTGCCCGCGGGCACGGTCTTCGCCGCGTACCTCAAGCGCGACGACATCCGCGACGCCGTCATCCACCCCGAGGGGCTGACCCTCGACGAGATGCCCGCGGGGACCCGGATCGGCACCTCCTCGGTCCGGCGCGTCGCCCAACTGGCCACCACCCACCCGCAGCTGGAGTGCGTGCCGATGCGCGGCAACGCCAACCGCCGGCTGGAGAAGCTGGAAGCGGGCGAGTGCGACGCGCTGCTGCTGGCCGTCTCGGGGCTGGAGCGGATCGGCCGTACGGACCGGATCAGCGAGATCCTGTCCGTGGAGACCATGTGCCCGCCGATCGGGGCCGGGGTGCTGGGGCTCCAGTGCCGGGAGGACGACGCCGAGACGATCGAGGCCGTGTCCGGGCTCGGCGACACCAACGCCTGGAAGGAGATCACCGCGGAGCGGATGCTGCTGCATGTGCTCCAAGGGCACTGCAACTCCCCCATCGCGGGATACGCCAGGGCCGAGCGGGACGGCCGGCTCTCGCTGCGCGCCCGGGTCTTCAGCCCGGACGGCAAGACGGTGCTGGACGCCCATGAGTGGGCGGGTCCGCTGGACCCGGCCACCCTGGGGACGTCGGTCGCGGTGGCGCTGCTGCGGCAGGGCGCCCGCGAGGTGATCGACACCATTCCGCACTGA
- a CDS encoding SAV_2336 N-terminal domain-related protein — protein sequence MTGDADRLGADLSALLAVLADSGVPLAQEELLDALWLARRLPTGAGDAPLPRFLARPPVPAVPEAPADEDLAEGDVAFADGGGADRLHPDRVSVADDPDRENPAGGAPAGRDPLDSGPAGEGPTDADGDYLLSPPPSRALPGPPPPPAEGRVAGLHAAPARDHPTDRSADHRAPDPPGALALRVPEGKALRAELRIGRALRPLKQHRPSVSKRELDVEATVTALAETGLPDVALRPARERWLDLALVIDDGMSMLLWQRLATEIRAMMERLGAFRLVRTYGLHSQGPAARPRLSVRPFDPSSATMPSRVLADPSGQTLVLVLSDGMGPAWRDGRKHAAVRRWARYGPTAVLHALPRRMWDGSGIRAQRWQVTTRRSGGPNTEWAVSDPVLPADLAPFDGVPVPVLEPEPGSMTAWARLVASPGGSALMPLLSRPEPAREGGAPPADGLGAVQRFRDAASPEAYRLAAHLAAVAPVSVPVMRLVQAAVPWQADTAHLAEVFLGGLLRPVTAGPWAEEPLPRHRVFDFAETARDALLDAVPTAELMVTGRRVGQKLGQLAGRSPDFPAWLAHPSGPDSLPAGVRAFAEVGPRLAARFGAPALPPARPGPPSAPSAPVGFPVRPTAPGSPGHMRAAGLPDPLAPSELPDAPAPSDLPEYLAAAEPAEYPTSAEPQEYPAPSEAPEAFTAPPQTAAAPLWQQGPQGRRLVCPHCETPLLQGDPYCESCGMNVASLTRITERGRARYCPNCGAAAEFHDRYCGRCGRLLPEPETAVPLPTAPPAPESGAATPTERGNPPEEGVVIGDLPYGITIRHDNPRTFGPYKVVGSLAEDADSAAYLAVDQGSDRDRIAVVRAVRGDLPSARAARRLRTVAEALRRMGGLYAPRLYLDRSEDDRPWLAEQFVRVSERSPALRLTTVLSQMRGGADHDHEAHRAVVLGWHLAEAVASCTAEGITHGRLTADRVLVVGDTVKLVGWGDAAIADWPGAPPVSERPPLGDDILALGRILMALGGGEETAADPWAGSRWEGRGRAPLRAVVMACLSRELTGPAAARQVADAFASTADGPMSPPAWSAPRPPAPRAEPQAPTYGPSAPSPSYGPQPSAAGPPAFPSATPDATPPGRPGADPEVITPAEPGGDPPAGPGVDRPAEPPADPGTDPPADPGATPPAEPPTGPDAIPPAGPDAGGSTTPAAPVTGAPLEDTVTIELSSDRLPRNTPESRRSPTSTTRRRESAMVRAQALPGHRIAVISRPVAAGRSTTTLALGALLAGERLGKVIAVDAIPGGDALSRRVPGRTAATIHDLANSAGALDDYPSIRRFTTRTPSGLEVLVGNSGPVDPATSAIPIDDAGYRRVIAGLSRHYSIILADSDTGALPDIMPGVLGLADQLIVVTAPSVERMRSAHTTLDRLVQDGHAELVRRAIVVINMPYPANEAEVPTDLPAGYRNRCRGVVVVPHDEYLATGGEVDPAMMRTRTREAFVTLASLVAEDFPSAGG from the coding sequence ATGACCGGGGACGCCGACCGGCTCGGTGCGGACCTGAGCGCGCTGCTCGCGGTCCTCGCCGACAGCGGTGTCCCGCTGGCCCAGGAGGAGCTGCTGGACGCGCTGTGGCTGGCGCGACGGCTGCCCACGGGGGCCGGGGACGCGCCGCTGCCGCGCTTCCTCGCCCGGCCCCCCGTCCCGGCGGTGCCGGAGGCCCCGGCGGACGAGGACCTCGCGGAGGGGGACGTCGCGTTCGCGGACGGGGGCGGCGCGGACCGGCTCCACCCGGACCGCGTCTCCGTGGCCGACGACCCCGACCGCGAGAACCCGGCGGGCGGGGCCCCGGCCGGGAGAGACCCGCTGGACAGTGGCCCGGCCGGCGAGGGCCCGACCGACGCGGACGGGGACTACCTCCTTTCCCCGCCGCCGTCCCGCGCCCTCCCCGGCCCTCCGCCCCCGCCCGCCGAGGGGCGCGTGGCGGGGCTGCACGCCGCCCCCGCCCGCGACCACCCCACGGACCGGTCCGCGGACCACCGCGCCCCGGACCCGCCGGGCGCGCTCGCGCTGCGCGTCCCGGAGGGCAAGGCGCTCCGCGCCGAGCTGCGGATCGGCCGGGCGCTGCGCCCGCTCAAGCAGCACCGGCCGAGCGTCTCCAAGCGGGAGCTGGACGTGGAGGCGACGGTGACGGCGCTCGCCGAGACCGGGCTGCCGGACGTCGCCCTGCGGCCCGCGCGCGAGCGGTGGCTGGATCTGGCGCTCGTCATCGACGACGGCATGTCGATGCTGCTGTGGCAGCGGCTGGCCACGGAGATCCGCGCGATGATGGAGCGGCTCGGCGCCTTCCGGCTCGTACGGACCTACGGACTGCACTCCCAGGGCCCCGCCGCCCGGCCCCGGCTCAGCGTCCGCCCCTTCGACCCGTCGTCCGCCACGATGCCGTCGCGGGTGCTGGCCGATCCGTCGGGCCAGACGCTGGTCCTCGTGCTGAGCGACGGCATGGGACCGGCCTGGCGGGACGGGCGCAAGCACGCGGCGGTACGGCGGTGGGCGCGGTACGGGCCCACGGCCGTCCTGCACGCGCTGCCGCGCCGGATGTGGGACGGCTCCGGCATCCGGGCACAGCGGTGGCAGGTGACCACCCGGCGCAGCGGCGGGCCGAACACCGAGTGGGCGGTCAGCGATCCCGTGCTGCCGGCGGATCTGGCGCCCTTCGACGGCGTCCCGGTGCCGGTCCTGGAACCGGAGCCCGGTTCGATGACCGCCTGGGCCCGGCTGGTGGCCTCCCCGGGCGGCAGTGCGCTGATGCCCCTGCTGAGCCGTCCGGAACCGGCCCGGGAGGGCGGGGCGCCGCCCGCCGACGGGCTGGGCGCCGTCCAGCGCTTCCGGGACGCGGCCTCCCCGGAGGCGTACCGCCTGGCCGCGCACCTCGCCGCCGTCGCGCCGGTGTCCGTCCCGGTCATGCGGCTGGTGCAGGCCGCCGTCCCCTGGCAGGCGGACACCGCCCACCTCGCGGAGGTCTTCCTGGGCGGGCTGCTGCGGCCCGTCACGGCGGGGCCGTGGGCCGAGGAGCCGCTGCCGCGGCACCGTGTCTTCGACTTCGCCGAGACGGCGCGGGACGCCCTGCTGGACGCGGTCCCGACCGCCGAACTCATGGTCACCGGACGGCGCGTCGGGCAGAAGCTGGGGCAACTGGCGGGCCGCTCACCGGACTTCCCCGCCTGGCTCGCCCATCCGAGCGGCCCGGACTCCCTCCCCGCCGGGGTGCGGGCCTTCGCCGAGGTGGGGCCGCGCCTGGCGGCGCGCTTCGGCGCCCCGGCGCTTCCGCCCGCGCGGCCGGGGCCGCCATCCGCGCCGAGCGCGCCCGTGGGGTTCCCGGTGCGGCCGACGGCCCCGGGGTCCCCGGGACACATGAGGGCCGCGGGGCTCCCGGACCCCCTGGCGCCCTCGGAACTCCCCGACGCCCCGGCGCCCTCGGACCTCCCGGAGTACCTGGCGGCCGCGGAGCCCGCGGAGTACCCGACGAGCGCGGAGCCCCAGGAGTACCCGGCGCCCTCGGAGGCACCGGAAGCGTTCACCGCCCCGCCCCAAACGGCGGCGGCCCCCCTGTGGCAGCAGGGCCCGCAAGGGCGGCGCCTCGTCTGCCCGCACTGCGAGACACCGCTGTTGCAGGGCGACCCGTACTGCGAGTCGTGCGGGATGAACGTCGCCTCCCTCACCCGGATCACCGAGCGGGGGCGGGCCAGGTACTGCCCCAACTGCGGGGCGGCGGCGGAGTTCCACGACCGCTACTGCGGCAGGTGCGGCCGTCTCCTCCCCGAGCCCGAAACGGCCGTCCCTCTCCCCACGGCTCCCCCGGCGCCCGAGTCCGGTGCCGCGACGCCAACCGAGCGGGGGAATCCGCCGGAGGAGGGGGTGGTCATCGGCGACCTCCCGTACGGCATCACGATCCGGCACGACAACCCGCGGACGTTCGGCCCCTACAAGGTCGTGGGCAGCCTGGCCGAGGACGCCGACTCCGCCGCCTATCTCGCCGTCGACCAGGGCAGCGACAGGGACCGGATCGCCGTGGTGCGCGCCGTGCGCGGCGACCTCCCCTCGGCGCGGGCAGCACGACGGCTGCGCACGGTGGCCGAAGCGCTGCGCCGGATGGGCGGCCTCTACGCGCCGAGGCTTTACCTGGACCGGTCCGAGGACGACCGGCCCTGGCTCGCGGAACAGTTCGTCCGGGTTTCCGAGCGGTCACCGGCGCTGCGGCTGACCACCGTGCTGTCCCAGATGCGCGGCGGCGCGGATCACGACCATGAGGCGCACCGGGCCGTCGTCCTCGGCTGGCACCTCGCCGAGGCCGTGGCCTCCTGCACCGCCGAGGGCATCACCCACGGGCGGCTGACGGCAGACCGGGTGCTGGTCGTGGGCGACACCGTGAAGCTGGTGGGCTGGGGCGACGCCGCCATCGCCGACTGGCCCGGGGCCCCGCCTGTCTCCGAGCGGCCTCCCCTCGGGGACGACATCCTCGCCCTGGGGCGGATCCTGATGGCGCTGGGCGGAGGAGAGGAAACCGCGGCCGACCCCTGGGCGGGCTCCCGGTGGGAGGGCCGCGGCCGGGCGCCGCTGCGGGCGGTCGTCATGGCGTGCCTCAGCCGCGAACTCACCGGTCCGGCGGCGGCACGCCAGGTGGCGGACGCGTTCGCCTCCACCGCGGACGGTCCCATGTCCCCGCCCGCGTGGTCGGCGCCCCGGCCCCCGGCGCCCCGAGCCGAGCCGCAGGCGCCCACGTACGGACCGTCGGCACCCTCACCCTCGTACGGGCCGCAACCCTCCGCAGCCGGGCCACCGGCCTTCCCGTCCGCCACCCCGGACGCCACCCCGCCGGGCCGCCCCGGCGCCGACCCGGAGGTCATCACGCCCGCCGAGCCGGGGGGCGACCCACCCGCCGGCCCCGGCGTCGACCGACCCGCCGAACCGCCCGCCGATCCGGGTACCGACCCACCCGCCGATCCGGGGGCCACCCCACCCGCCGAACCGCCCACCGGCCCGGACGCCATCCCACCCGCCGGCCCGGACGCCGGCGGGAGCACCACGCCGGCGGCGCCGGTCACCGGGGCTCCGCTGGAGGACACCGTCACTATCGAGCTGTCCAGCGACCGGCTGCCGCGGAACACGCCGGAATCCAGGAGGTCGCCGACCTCCACGACGCGGCGGCGCGAGTCTGCGATGGTCCGCGCGCAGGCACTCCCCGGCCACCGCATCGCGGTGATCAGCCGCCCGGTCGCGGCCGGCCGGTCCACCACGACCCTCGCGCTCGGCGCGCTCCTCGCCGGTGAGCGTCTCGGCAAGGTCATCGCGGTGGACGCGATCCCCGGGGGTGACGCCCTCAGCCGCCGCGTCCCCGGCCGGACCGCCGCGACGATCCACGATCTGGCGAACTCCGCCGGTGCCCTGGATGACTATCCGTCCATCCGGCGGTTCACCACCCGGACACCCTCCGGGCTGGAGGTTCTCGTCGGGAACTCCGGCCCGGTGGACCCCGCGACATCGGCGATCCCGATCGACGACGCCGGATACCGACGCGTCATCGCGGGGCTGAGCAGGCACTACTCGATCATCCTCGCCGACTCGGACACCGGCGCCCTCCCCGACATCATGCCGGGGGTCCTCGGCCTCGCCGACCAACTGATCGTCGTCACCGCCCCCTCGGTGGAGCGCATGAGGAGTGCGCACACGACCCTGGACCGGCTGGTCCAGGACGGTCACGCGGAGCTGGTGCGGCGCGCCATCGTCGTGATCAACATGCCGTACCCGGCGAACGAGGCGGAGGTGCCGACGGATCTGCCGGCGGGGTATCGGAACCGCTGCCGTGGCGTGGTCGTCGTGCCCCACGACGAGTACCTGGCGACCGGCGGCGAGGTCGATCCGGCCATGATGCGGACGAGAACCCGGGAGGCGTTCGTCACGCTCGCGTCCCTGGTCGCGGAGGATTTCCCCAGCGCCGGGGGCTGA
- the hydA gene encoding dihydropyrimidinase, with the protein MMSRTVIRGGLVVTAAEETLADVLIEDGKVAALAASGSECARGWTADRTIDATGRYVLPGGVDGHTHMEMPFGGTFASDTFETGTRAAAWGGTTTIVDFAVQTVGHALREGLDAWHLKASGNCAIDYGFHMILSDVNEHTLKEMDLLVDEGVTSFKLFMAYPGVFYSDDGQILRAMQRASANGGLIMMHAENGIAIDVLVEQALAEGRTDPRHHGEVRKALLESEATHRAIQLARVAGAPLYVVHVSAQEAVAELARARDLGLPVFGETCPQYLFLSTDNLAEPDFEGAKYVCSTPLRPAEHQAALWRGLRTNDLQVVSTDHCPFCFAGQKELGRGDFSKIPNGMPGVEHRMDLLHQAVVDGHISRRRWIEIACATPARMFGLYPRKGTIAPGADADIVVYDPRAQQTLSAETHHMNVDYSAYEGKRITGQVETVLSRGVPVIDQREYTGRAGHGRFLTRDTCQYLT; encoded by the coding sequence CTGATGTCCCGTACCGTGATCCGCGGCGGGCTGGTCGTCACCGCCGCCGAGGAGACCCTGGCCGATGTGCTGATCGAGGACGGGAAGGTGGCCGCCCTCGCCGCGTCCGGCAGCGAGTGCGCCCGGGGCTGGACCGCCGACCGTACGATCGACGCCACCGGCAGGTACGTCCTCCCGGGCGGGGTCGACGGGCACACCCATATGGAGATGCCGTTCGGCGGCACCTTCGCCTCCGACACCTTCGAGACCGGCACCCGGGCGGCGGCCTGGGGCGGCACCACCACCATCGTCGACTTCGCCGTCCAGACGGTGGGCCACGCCCTGCGCGAGGGGCTGGACGCCTGGCACCTCAAGGCGAGTGGCAACTGCGCCATCGACTACGGCTTCCACATGATCCTCTCCGATGTGAACGAGCACACGCTCAAGGAGATGGATCTCCTGGTGGACGAGGGCGTGACCAGCTTCAAGCTGTTCATGGCCTATCCGGGGGTCTTCTACAGCGACGACGGGCAGATCCTGCGGGCCATGCAGCGCGCCTCCGCCAACGGCGGGCTGATCATGATGCACGCCGAGAACGGCATCGCCATCGACGTCCTGGTGGAACAGGCCCTCGCCGAGGGCAGGACCGACCCCCGCCACCACGGTGAGGTCCGCAAGGCGCTGCTGGAGTCGGAGGCGACCCATCGCGCCATCCAGCTCGCCCGGGTGGCCGGCGCCCCGCTGTACGTCGTGCACGTGTCGGCCCAGGAGGCCGTCGCGGAGCTGGCCCGCGCCCGTGACCTGGGGCTTCCGGTTTTCGGCGAGACCTGTCCGCAGTATCTGTTCCTGTCCACGGACAACCTCGCCGAACCGGACTTCGAGGGCGCCAAGTACGTCTGCTCCACCCCGCTGCGGCCGGCCGAGCACCAGGCCGCGCTGTGGCGGGGGCTGCGCACCAACGACCTCCAGGTGGTCTCCACCGACCACTGCCCGTTCTGCTTCGCCGGGCAGAAGGAGCTGGGCCGGGGCGACTTCTCCAAGATCCCCAACGGTATGCCGGGCGTGGAGCACCGGATGGACCTGCTCCACCAGGCCGTGGTGGACGGCCATATCTCCCGCCGCCGCTGGATCGAGATCGCCTGCGCCACCCCGGCCAGGATGTTCGGCCTCTATCCGCGCAAGGGCACCATCGCTCCCGGGGCCGACGCCGACATCGTCGTCTACGATCCGCGGGCCCAGCAGACCCTGTCCGCCGAAACCCACCACATGAACGTCGACTACTCGGCGTACGAGGGCAAGCGGATCACCGGGCAGGTCGAGACCGTGCTCTCGCGCGGTGTCCCCGTCATCGACCAGCGGGAGTACACCGGGCGTGCCGGACACGGCCGGTTCCTCACCCGCGACACCTGTCAGTACCTCACCTGA